A single window of Methylocella tundrae DNA harbors:
- a CDS encoding cytochrome b — translation MASVPQVSTYAIDRYHFVSQWLHWITALLVLAILPIAWVMVVLPHESPWVGTLVMFHKSIGVTIFALILFRIFWRALNPAPPLPWTLEPWEAIAAKLSHVLLYVVFLVMPVSGYILSAASNHPVNYFNLFTLPPLPENKPLAKIADAVHVWTQWAVYALVAIHILGTAYHIIVKRDGVLDRMLPKQVNAD, via the coding sequence ATGGCCAGCGTTCCCCAGGTCTCGACCTATGCGATCGATCGATATCATTTTGTCTCGCAATGGCTGCACTGGATCACCGCGCTTCTCGTCTTGGCGATCTTGCCCATCGCCTGGGTGATGGTCGTGCTGCCGCACGAAAGCCCGTGGGTCGGAACGCTGGTCATGTTTCACAAATCAATCGGCGTCACGATTTTCGCGCTCATCCTTTTCCGTATTTTCTGGCGCGCGCTAAACCCCGCTCCGCCGCTGCCCTGGACGCTCGAGCCCTGGGAAGCGATCGCCGCGAAACTCTCGCATGTGCTGCTTTACGTCGTTTTCCTCGTCATGCCGGTGAGTGGCTATATTTTGTCCGCGGCGAGCAACCATCCCGTCAATTATTTCAATCTTTTCACTCTACCGCCTTTGCCTGAGAACAAGCCGCTGGCGAAGATCGCCGATGCGGTCCATGTCTGGACGCAATGGGCGGTTTACGCGCTCGTCGCCATTCATATTCTCGGGACGGCCTACCACATCATCGTCAAGCGGGACGGGGTTCTCGACCGGATGCTGCCAAAGCAGGTCAACGCGGATTAA
- a CDS encoding 2'-deoxycytidine 5'-triphosphate deaminase: MQTPFPKSDQDDFGPHFGLLSRQKIELMLRRSMILPQEDVEESQLQPASLDLRLGSRAYRVRASFLPGKERTVMDQLRALVRDEDAISLEHGAVLERGCVYVIPLLEHLKLPDSISALANPKSSTGRLDIFTRLITDRSEVFDRVARAYEGPLYAEVSPRSFSVRVRKGSKLNQIRFRRLNSQQFEITDFSIGDRELREHHKDAALVDGDLNLREGLIVRVALSARAHGDVIGYRAQKHADILDVDRVGAYKLDDYWDKVFARGDNRLILDPGEFYILASHERLHIPRDLAAEMVPIDPAMGEFRVHYAGFFDPGFGAAPDKRPGARAVLEVRSHEVPFILEDGQIIGRLVYEKMAEPPQILYGEGDVSNYQGQGLKLSKHFVMG, from the coding sequence ATGCAAACGCCTTTCCCGAAATCGGACCAGGATGACTTCGGCCCTCATTTCGGGTTGCTCTCGCGTCAGAAGATTGAGCTGATGCTGAGGCGCTCTATGATTCTTCCGCAGGAAGACGTCGAGGAGAGCCAGTTGCAGCCCGCGAGCCTTGATCTGCGCCTCGGCTCGCGCGCCTACCGGGTCAGAGCAAGCTTTTTGCCCGGCAAAGAGCGCACGGTCATGGATCAGCTGCGCGCGCTTGTGCGCGACGAGGACGCGATCAGCCTCGAACATGGCGCCGTTCTCGAGCGCGGCTGCGTCTATGTCATTCCCCTCCTCGAACATCTTAAGCTGCCGGACAGCATCTCGGCGCTCGCCAATCCGAAAAGCTCGACCGGCCGGCTCGATATTTTCACCCGCCTCATCACCGATCGCTCGGAAGTCTTCGACCGCGTCGCGCGCGCCTATGAAGGGCCGCTTTACGCCGAGGTCTCGCCACGCAGTTTTTCGGTGCGCGTGCGGAAGGGCTCGAAGCTCAATCAAATCCGTTTTCGCCGGCTGAATTCGCAGCAGTTTGAGATCACTGACTTCAGCATCGGCGATAGGGAGTTGCGCGAGCATCATAAAGACGCGGCCCTTGTTGACGGCGATCTCAATCTTCGCGAGGGGCTGATCGTGCGCGTGGCGCTCAGCGCCAGGGCGCATGGCGACGTCATCGGCTATCGCGCACAAAAACATGCCGACATTCTCGACGTCGACCGGGTCGGCGCCTATAAGCTCGACGATTATTGGGACAAGGTTTTTGCCCGCGGCGACAATCGCCTGATTCTCGATCCCGGCGAATTCTATATTCTCGCCTCGCACGAGCGGCTGCACATTCCGCGCGACCTTGCCGCCGAAATGGTGCCGATAGACCCGGCGATGGGCGAATTCCGCGTCCATTACGCCGGATTTTTCGACCCAGGCTTTGGCGCCGCCCCCGATAAGCGGCCCGGCGCGCGCGCCGTTCTCGAAGTGCGCAGCCACGAGGTGCCCTTCATTCTCGAAGACGGGCAGATCATCGGGCGGCTCGTCTATGAGAAAATGGCCGAGCCGCCGCAGATTCTCTATGGCGAAGGCGACGTCTCGAATTACCAGGGCCAGGGCCTGAAGCTTTCGAAGCATTTTGTAATGGGATGA
- a CDS encoding O-succinylhomoserine sulfhydrylase: protein MGDPLSKHGSRALRPATLLVHGGGTRSPFGETSEALYLTQGYVFDSMEACEARFKGDDPGFVYSRYGNPTVAMFEERMALLEGAEAARATATGMAAVTASLMSQVKAGDHVVAARALFGACRYIAEDLLPRYGVASTLVDGANLDEWRAAIRPETKVLFLESPTNPCLDVYDIAAISTIAHENGALVVVDNVFATPILQKPLTLEADLVVYSATKHIDGGGRCLGGVILGRKDLIEGDLQQFLRQTGPALSPFNAWVLLKALETLSLRVRQQMQSAARIADFLAAHPHVSFVRYPGRSDHPHADIVKKQMSGGGTLVAFEIAGGKPAAFAFARGLEVIKISSNLGDAKSLVTHPATTTHQRLTPEARAGLGVTEGLVRLSVGLEDADDLIEDLSAALSALDRRGLAAE from the coding sequence ATGGGCGATCCTCTGTCGAAACACGGCTCCAGAGCCTTGCGCCCTGCGACGCTGCTCGTTCACGGCGGCGGAACGCGCTCGCCCTTTGGCGAGACCTCCGAGGCGCTTTATCTCACGCAAGGCTATGTCTTTGATTCGATGGAGGCGTGCGAGGCGCGCTTCAAGGGCGACGATCCGGGCTTCGTTTATTCACGTTACGGCAATCCGACGGTCGCGATGTTCGAGGAGCGCATGGCTCTGCTCGAAGGCGCGGAGGCTGCGCGCGCCACGGCGACCGGGATGGCGGCCGTGACCGCCTCGTTGATGTCGCAGGTTAAGGCAGGCGATCATGTGGTTGCGGCCAGGGCGCTTTTTGGGGCCTGCCGCTACATTGCCGAGGATCTGCTGCCGCGCTATGGCGTCGCCTCGACCCTGGTCGACGGGGCAAACCTCGACGAGTGGCGCGCCGCGATCCGTCCCGAAACGAAGGTTCTCTTTCTGGAGAGCCCGACAAACCCCTGTCTCGACGTCTACGACATCGCGGCGATCTCCACTATCGCGCATGAGAATGGCGCGCTGGTTGTCGTCGACAATGTGTTTGCGACGCCGATCCTGCAAAAACCTCTGACGCTGGAGGCCGATCTCGTCGTATATTCCGCCACCAAACATATCGATGGAGGCGGGCGATGCCTCGGCGGCGTCATTCTTGGCCGCAAAGACCTGATTGAAGGCGATTTGCAGCAGTTCTTGCGCCAGACTGGCCCGGCGCTGTCCCCCTTTAACGCCTGGGTGCTTCTGAAGGCGCTCGAAACCTTGTCTTTGCGGGTGCGGCAGCAGATGCAGAGCGCCGCGCGGATCGCGGATTTTCTCGCCGCCCATCCTCACGTCAGCTTCGTCCGTTATCCCGGCCGCTCGGATCACCCGCATGCCGACATCGTCAAAAAGCAGATGTCAGGCGGCGGCACGCTTGTCGCTTTCGAGATCGCCGGCGGTAAGCCCGCGGCCTTCGCCTTCGCGAGGGGGCTCGAGGTTATCAAGATCTCGAGCAACCTTGGCGACGCTAAGAGCCTCGTCACTCATCCGGCGACGACGACGCATCAGCGGCTGACGCCCGAGGCGCGCGCGGGGCTCGGCGTGACCGAAGGGCTCGTGCGCCTCTCGGTTGGGCTCGAGGACGCCGACGATCTGATTGAGGATCTGTCGGCGGCGTTGAGCGCGCTCGACCGGCGCGGCCTCGCCGCCGAATAG
- the apaG gene encoding Co2+/Mg2+ efflux protein ApaG: MYSTVTHDIQITVLPEFIPERSNAEQATFFWAYTVEIANQGDKTVQLTARHWKITDGNGKLAEVQGPGVVGEQPILKPGETFRYTSGSNLTTPSGIMTGAYSMVDENGVVFEAEIPVFSLDSPFVRRVLN, encoded by the coding sequence ATGTACAGCACCGTCACGCACGACATACAAATCACCGTTCTGCCAGAGTTCATTCCCGAGCGCTCGAACGCGGAGCAGGCGACATTCTTCTGGGCCTATACGGTCGAGATCGCAAACCAGGGCGACAAGACCGTGCAACTCACGGCGCGGCACTGGAAAATCACCGATGGGAATGGCAAGCTCGCCGAGGTGCAGGGACCCGGAGTCGTCGGCGAGCAGCCGATTTTGAAGCCTGGGGAAACCTTCCGCTATACGTCCGGCTCCAATCTGACGACCCCCTCGGGCATCATGACGGGGGCCTATAGCATGGTGGATGAGAACGGCGTCGTCTTCGAGGCGGAAATCCCGGTTTTCTCGCTGGATTCCCCTTTCGTGCGACGCGTTCTGAATTGA
- the argE gene encoding acetylornithine deacetylase, with amino-acid sequence MSSHHASSTGDGDARLAASIEMLEHLIGFDTESSKSNLALIAAVEAYLKDCGVDYVKVPNEIGDKAALFLTIGPKVDGGVVLSGHTDVVPVAGQSWTSDPFRLRRENGRLFGRGACDMKGFDAICLAMIPEFQQASLSRPVHILLSYDEETTCRGPLDTIARFGVDLPRPGAVLVGEPTLMQVADAHKAIVTYRTIVHGHEAHSSKPNLGANAVEAACDLVTELYRFNDQLAAQGDPSGRFDPPASTIEVGVIHGGTARNILAKECAFDWEFRSLPHVPQNLALAHLESYIARVAQPKLRRHAKDAFIETCSEVEVPGLSPEPGSHAETLALKLAHSNRTISVPFATEAGQFQAAGAPTVVCGPGSIDQAHQPDEFIEVAQMEAGIAFMRRLAKELS; translated from the coding sequence ATGTCTTCGCATCATGCTTCCTCAACCGGCGACGGCGATGCGCGGCTCGCGGCGTCGATCGAGATGCTGGAGCATCTTATTGGCTTCGATACTGAAAGTTCGAAGTCGAATCTCGCGCTGATCGCGGCTGTCGAAGCCTATCTCAAGGATTGCGGCGTCGATTACGTCAAGGTTCCAAATGAGATTGGCGACAAGGCGGCGCTTTTCTTGACGATCGGGCCGAAGGTCGACGGCGGCGTGGTTTTATCCGGCCATACCGATGTGGTGCCGGTCGCAGGCCAGAGCTGGACCAGCGATCCATTCAGGCTGCGCCGGGAAAATGGCCGCCTGTTTGGCCGCGGCGCCTGCGATATGAAGGGTTTCGACGCAATCTGCCTTGCGATGATCCCGGAGTTTCAGCAGGCCTCTCTGTCGCGTCCGGTCCACATTCTGCTCAGCTATGACGAAGAAACGACCTGCCGCGGGCCGCTCGACACGATTGCGCGCTTCGGCGTCGATCTGCCGCGGCCGGGAGCCGTGCTCGTCGGCGAGCCGACGCTGATGCAGGTCGCCGACGCCCACAAGGCGATCGTCACCTATCGCACCATTGTGCATGGGCATGAGGCGCATTCGTCAAAGCCCAACCTCGGGGCCAACGCGGTCGAGGCTGCCTGCGATCTGGTGACGGAACTTTATCGCTTCAATGACCAGCTCGCGGCTCAGGGCGACCCCTCGGGACGATTTGATCCGCCGGCCTCTACGATCGAGGTCGGCGTCATTCATGGCGGCACGGCGCGCAACATTCTCGCCAAGGAATGCGCCTTCGACTGGGAATTTCGCAGCCTGCCGCATGTTCCGCAAAATCTGGCGCTGGCCCATCTCGAAAGCTATATCGCCCGCGTTGCGCAGCCAAAACTGCGGCGGCACGCCAAGGACGCCTTCATCGAAACCTGTTCCGAGGTCGAGGTTCCAGGCCTCAGTCCCGAGCCTGGCTCCCATGCTGAAACTTTGGCGCTGAAGCTCGCCCATTCCAATCGCACGATCAGCGTGCCTTTCGCGACGGAAGCGGGGCAGTTTCAGGCGGCCGGAGCGCCGACCGTGGTCTGCGGGCCGGGCTCGATCGATCAGGCCCATCAGCCGGATGAATTTATCGAGGTCGCGCAAATGGAAGCCGGAATCGCCTTCATGCGGCGGCTTGCGAAGGAATTGAGCTAA
- a CDS encoding HNH endonuclease, with protein sequence MTVHFHPTASPEACPALVLNADFRPLSYYPLSLWSWQDAIKAVFLDRVNIVSSYDKAVRSPSFEMQLPSVVSLKTYIKPSRHPAFTRFNVFLRDRFSCQYCGSRHDLTFDHVIPRSKGGMTTWENVVAACSTCNLRKSDRLPGEVHMWPSHKPYQPTVNDLHQNGRLFPPNYLHESWMDYLYWDSVLEP encoded by the coding sequence TTGACGGTCCATTTCCATCCCACTGCTTCGCCGGAAGCGTGTCCGGCCCTTGTGCTCAATGCCGACTTCCGGCCTTTGAGTTACTATCCCTTATCGCTATGGTCATGGCAGGACGCCATCAAGGCGGTTTTTCTGGACCGTGTGAATATCGTCTCGAGTTACGATAAGGCAGTCCGAAGTCCGAGCTTCGAAATGCAGCTCCCTTCGGTCGTTTCTCTCAAGACCTATATAAAGCCTTCGCGACACCCTGCCTTCACACGGTTCAACGTCTTCCTTCGCGACCGATTCAGCTGCCAATACTGTGGCTCTCGCCATGATCTGACCTTTGATCATGTGATTCCCCGCTCAAAGGGCGGGATGACGACCTGGGAAAACGTCGTCGCGGCCTGTTCCACCTGCAATCTGCGCAAAAGCGACCGGCTTCCAGGCGAAGTGCATATGTGGCCAAGCCACAAGCCCTACCAGCCGACCGTCAACGATCTGCATCAGAATGGCCGGCTTTTCCCGCCGAATTATCTGCATGAAAGCTGGATGGATTACCTTTATTGGGATTCTGTGCTGGAGCCTTAG
- a CDS encoding 3-hydroxybutyryl-CoA dehydrogenase — protein MNINKIGVVGAGQMGSGIAQVCALAGMDVVLNDISEERVTAALSVIGSGLAKQVERHQIDEAARDAALARIHPGIDYEAFRDCDLVIEAASENEEVKRRIFTKLCASLPPEALLATNTSSISITRLASATDRPERFIGIHFMNPVPRMQLVELIRGIVTENETFEAAKELITRLGKTFTVSEDFPAFIVNRILLPMINEAIYTLYEGVGSVEAIDTAMRLGANHPMGPLQLADFIGLDTVLSVMQVLHEGLADTKYRPCPLLVKYVEAGWLGRKTQRGFYDYRSGTPIPTR, from the coding sequence ATGAACATCAACAAAATCGGGGTGGTCGGCGCAGGGCAAATGGGCTCCGGGATCGCCCAGGTCTGCGCTCTCGCCGGCATGGACGTTGTCCTTAACGACATTTCGGAGGAGCGCGTCACGGCGGCCCTCTCGGTGATCGGATCGGGTCTCGCGAAACAGGTGGAGCGGCACCAGATCGACGAGGCGGCTCGAGACGCGGCTCTGGCGCGCATACATCCCGGGATCGATTACGAGGCCTTTCGCGACTGCGACCTCGTCATTGAGGCGGCTTCCGAGAACGAGGAAGTCAAACGCAGAATCTTCACCAAGCTCTGCGCCTCGCTGCCCCCGGAAGCACTGCTCGCAACGAATACGTCCTCGATCTCCATTACGCGGCTCGCGTCGGCCACGGACCGGCCGGAGCGCTTCATCGGCATACATTTCATGAACCCCGTCCCGCGCATGCAGCTCGTCGAGCTGATCCGGGGCATCGTCACCGAAAATGAGACGTTCGAGGCGGCCAAAGAGCTGATTACCCGCCTCGGGAAGACCTTTACGGTATCGGAGGATTTCCCTGCCTTCATCGTCAATCGCATCCTGCTGCCGATGATCAACGAGGCGATCTACACGCTCTATGAAGGGGTTGGATCGGTCGAGGCGATTGATACAGCCATGCGGCTTGGCGCCAATCATCCGATGGGGCCGCTTCAGCTCGCCGATTTCATCGGGCTCGACACCGTGCTGTCGGTGATGCAAGTCCTGCATGAGGGACTTGCCGACACCAAATATCGTCCATGTCCCCTGCTCGTAAAATACGTCGAAGCCGGCTGGCTCGGCCGAAAGACGCAGCGCGGCTTTTATGATTACCGCAGCGGAACGCCCATCCCGACTCGCTGA
- a CDS encoding DUF1465 family protein has protein sequence MLQTSLIKTVNAVSFGEKLVGSDQFLSLFKEGMDLVGDAAAYLDGAGREEASALPRPAALAYAVESMRLTTRLMQIASWLLLQRAVNEGELTRAEASSEKRRIHLSRQDAVSTEDLLSELPRRLCELVEMSLRVQARIRHLDGLIYRSETVQALALTPSPVEGQIALLRAAFPNETL, from the coding sequence ATGTTGCAAACGTCGCTTATCAAAACGGTCAATGCGGTGTCCTTCGGCGAGAAGCTGGTCGGCTCGGACCAGTTCCTGAGCCTCTTCAAGGAAGGAATGGATCTCGTCGGCGACGCCGCCGCTTATCTCGACGGCGCCGGTCGCGAGGAGGCGAGCGCCTTGCCGCGCCCCGCCGCGCTCGCCTATGCGGTTGAAAGCATGCGGCTGACGACGCGGTTGATGCAGATTGCGTCGTGGCTGTTGCTCCAGCGCGCCGTCAATGAAGGAGAATTGACCCGCGCCGAGGCGTCGAGCGAAAAACGCCGCATCCATCTGTCGCGGCAGGACGCCGTTTCGACAGAGGACCTTCTGTCGGAGCTGCCGCGGCGCCTCTGCGAACTCGTCGAAATGTCGCTTCGCGTTCAGGCGCGCATCCGCCATCTGGATGGGCTGATCTATCGCTCGGAAACTGTCCAGGCCCTCGCTCTGACGCCGAGCCCGGTGGAAGGCCAGATCGCGCTTTTGCGCGCGGCGTTTCCAAACGAAACGCTATGA
- a CDS encoding cupin domain-containing protein, translated as MSAAAKVAELTADEVCALLGLEPNATCGFVRETYRSALPIAAGGLPAPFDGGRPLGSGLYFLVAPTAPVKLHRIRNDQLYHYYLGDPLEVLLLRDDGAAERIVVGPDLRAGHHVQLLIPGSTFHTARVLGERRWFLGGSTEWPGVTPADVEIGDAEALAALYPACASDLRAFV; from the coding sequence GTGAGCGCGGCGGCGAAAGTCGCCGAACTCACCGCCGACGAGGTTTGCGCGCTGCTCGGACTTGAGCCGAACGCGACCTGCGGCTTCGTGCGCGAGACCTATCGGAGCGCTCTGCCGATCGCCGCGGGCGGCCTTCCTGCGCCTTTCGACGGCGGGCGTCCGCTTGGCTCCGGCCTCTATTTTCTCGTCGCCCCGACGGCGCCGGTCAAGCTGCATCGCATCCGCAACGATCAGCTCTATCACTATTATCTCGGCGACCCGCTCGAGGTTCTGCTGCTCCGCGACGACGGCGCGGCTGAACGCATCGTCGTCGGCCCCGATCTTCGCGCCGGTCACCATGTGCAGCTGCTGATCCCCGGCTCGACCTTTCATACCGCCCGCGTCCTCGGGGAGCGGCGCTGGTTCCTCGGCGGGAGCACCGAATGGCCGGGGGTCACGCCCGCCGACGTTGAAATCGGCGACGCCGAGGCGCTCGCGGCGCTTTATCCCGCCTGCGCCAGCGATCTGCGCGCCTTCGTATGA
- the rpmE gene encoding 50S ribosomal protein L31: protein MKADIHPQYHLIKVVMTDGTEFMTRSTYGEAGATLNLDIDPKTHPAWTGGSAQLLDRGGRLSRFNSRFGGLNFGKK from the coding sequence ATGAAAGCCGATATTCATCCGCAATACCATCTGATCAAGGTCGTGATGACCGATGGAACCGAGTTCATGACCCGCTCGACCTATGGCGAGGCGGGCGCGACCCTGAACCTCGACATCGACCCCAAGACGCATCCGGCCTGGACCGGCGGTTCGGCGCAATTGCTCGATCGCGGCGGACGTCTGTCGCGCTTCAATTCGCGCTTTGGCGGCCTGAACTTCGGCAAGAAGTGA
- a CDS encoding adenylosuccinate synthase → MANVVVVGAQWGDEGKGKIVDWLSVEADIVVRFQGGHNAGHTLVIDGQVYKLALLPSGIVRPGKLSVIGNGVVLDPHHLVDEIAKLEGQGVAVSPDNLKIADNVTLILALHRELDAHRESASSGGLKIGTTKRGIGPAYEDKVGRRAIRLMDLSEPQSLGEKIERLLAHHDPLRRGLGLEPVSVAAIREELASVAPKILPYMDATWDLLETARRDGKRILFEGAQGALLDVDHGTYPFVTSSNTVAANAATGSGLGPKAIGYVLGIAKAYTTRVGGGPFPTELLDEVGERIGDRGREFGTNTGRRRRCGWFDAVLVRQTVKTSGIDGIALTKLDILDGFPEIKVCVGYHLDGERVSRFPASQAAQARVEPIYETMEGWDGVTSGARSWAELPAQAIKYVRRIEELIEAPVALLSTSPERADTILVHNPFRD, encoded by the coding sequence ATGGCGAATGTGGTGGTGGTCGGCGCCCAATGGGGCGACGAGGGCAAGGGCAAGATCGTCGACTGGCTGTCGGTCGAGGCCGATATTGTGGTGCGTTTCCAGGGCGGCCACAATGCCGGCCACACGCTGGTTATCGACGGTCAGGTTTATAAGCTCGCGCTGTTGCCCTCCGGCATCGTGCGCCCCGGCAAGCTCTCGGTGATCGGTAATGGCGTCGTGCTTGATCCGCATCATCTTGTCGACGAGATCGCCAAGCTCGAAGGACAGGGCGTCGCCGTTTCGCCGGATAATCTGAAGATCGCCGATAATGTCACCTTGATTCTGGCGCTGCATCGCGAACTCGACGCGCACCGCGAATCCGCTTCGTCTGGCGGCCTCAAGATCGGCACGACCAAGCGCGGCATCGGGCCCGCCTATGAGGATAAGGTCGGGCGCCGCGCCATCCGGCTCATGGATCTTTCCGAGCCGCAGTCGCTTGGTGAAAAAATTGAACGCCTGCTCGCGCACCACGATCCGCTCCGGCGCGGGCTGGGGCTTGAGCCCGTCAGCGTCGCCGCGATCAGGGAGGAACTCGCCAGCGTCGCGCCGAAAATCCTCCCCTATATGGACGCCACATGGGATTTGCTCGAAACCGCGCGGCGCGACGGCAAGCGCATCCTCTTTGAAGGCGCGCAGGGCGCGCTGCTCGACGTCGATCACGGCACCTATCCTTTCGTGACCTCGTCGAACACCGTCGCCGCCAATGCAGCCACGGGCTCGGGCCTTGGGCCCAAGGCGATCGGTTATGTGCTCGGCATCGCCAAAGCCTATACGACGCGCGTCGGCGGCGGGCCTTTTCCAACCGAGCTTCTGGACGAGGTCGGCGAGCGCATCGGCGACAGGGGCCGTGAATTCGGCACAAATACGGGCCGGCGCAGACGCTGCGGCTGGTTCGACGCGGTGCTGGTGCGGCAAACGGTCAAGACTTCCGGCATTGACGGCATCGCTCTCACCAAGCTCGACATTCTGGACGGCTTTCCCGAAATCAAGGTCTGCGTCGGCTACCATCTCGACGGCGAGCGCGTCAGCCGCTTTCCGGCGAGCCAGGCGGCGCAGGCGCGCGTCGAGCCGATCTACGAGACGATGGAAGGCTGGGACGGCGTGACGTCAGGGGCGCGCTCCTGGGCCGAACTGCCGGCGCAGGCGATCAAATATGTGCGGCGCATCGAAGAGCTGATCGAGGCTCCGGTGGCGCTTTTATCGACAAGCCCGGAGCGCGCCGACACAATTCTCGTGCATAATCCTTTCCGGGATTGA